The Mycobacterium avium subsp. avium genomic sequence ACGGCGGCCGCCACCGCCAGTGCCGGGCTGAGCCGGGACGCCAGCCCGCTCATCAGCCGGCTCAGCGTCAGCGCCACCCCGAGCCCGAACCCGACGCCGAGCAGGATCATCAGCCAGGTTTCCTGCCGGCGTGATTTCAGCGGCGGCGGCGAGACCTCCACCGCCGGCAGCTGCTCGAGGGCCGGCAGGTCCACCGCCACCCCCACCGCCTGCGCGGTGTCGGCGAGCTGCGTGTCGGTGCCGTCGCTGACCTCGGCGACCACCTCGGCCAGCCGGTCGCGGGTGTGCGCCTCGAAGCCGGACAACTTGCCCCGGGACAGGCCCGCCGCGTGCTCCTGCAGCTCGGTGCGCACCGACGCGCACCGGTTGCGCGCGGAGTGCGACAGCGCCACCCGGGCCTGCTGGATCTGACCGCGCAGCGTGATGCTGCGCTCGGTTTTGGCCTGGCGCCGCTGCTGCAGCGCGGTGCTGCGCTCTTCGCGCAGCGCCTCGACCCGGGCCCGCCGGCCGGGGGCCTCGACCTCGCGGTCGAACCGCCGCGCCACCGTCCGTAAGCGGGATTCCCACGCCCGCAACCTGTTTCGCCGGGCCAGATCGGCGTCGTCGAGTTGCGCCGCGACGGTCTTGGCCAGGTCGTCGACGTCGGGTTCGCCGACGTCGGGCAGCGCCGCCGCACCCACCCAGGGCACCCGGGCGTAGCGCGGCGCGTGCGCGGCCAGGGTGTCGCGATTGGCGGCGAGCACCTCACGCCAGCCGCGGTGCACGTCGATCTTGGACACCACCCCCACCACCGCGTCGGTGTGTTCGGTCGCGGCGTCCAGCAGCGCGCAGTCCGAGGGTGTCAGGTGCGCGGCCGCCGACACCACGAACACCACCGCGGTCGGCACCTCGCCGGGCCCGAGGTCCGTCGACTCGACGAACTTGTGCTGCGGCAGCCGCTCCTGCAGCGCGGCGGCCACCGCGGTGACCCCGGCCATCCACGGCCCGGTCACCAGCACCGCGTCGCTGCGGTGCACCGCCGGCGGATCCAGCCCCGGGCTGACGGCTGCCACCAGCGCGTCGACCGCGGCGGCCGGATTGTCGCCGCTCACGCCGGGTCCTCCCGTTCGACGGGCAGTTCGACGGGCCGTTCGCCGGGCAGCGTGGCGCAGGCCTGCGACCACAGCCGCAGCGATCCCCGTGCGATGTCGGCGCCGCACGCGCGGTGCAGGTCGCTGCCCGACGCCCGGCTGTAGCGCTGCCAGCGCACGGCTCGCGCCAGATGACCGGACGGATCGCCCGGCGCCGCCTCCCCGGCCACTTCCCCGGCCATGTCGCCGGCCATGTCGAGAGCCGCCGCCATTCGGGCGACCACGGTGTCGTCCCGGGACAAGAAGCCGCTGATCCGCTCGCCGAGCGCGGCCCCGCCGACCGCCAGCGCCTCCAGTTCCGCGACGGCGCCCAGCACCCGCCGGTAGCGCACCTCGGCGCCCAGCGCGCCGATCTCGGCCAGCACCGCGTCGACGCCGCTGATCCGGCGCAGCATGGTGCGCAGCTGTGCCGGCCCGGCGCCGCGGCGGATCGCGGCGATCGCCAGCGCGGTGCCGAACAGGTCGAGGGTGTCCAGCAGCCGCTCGCGCGCCGCGGCCGGCACGTCGACCCCGGCGTCCAGGAATCCGGTGATCGAGCCGTCGAGGCAGGCCGCAGGGTCGGCGGCCAGCGTGCGCAGCGCCGCCCACAGGTCGTCGCCCAGGTCGTCCAGCGCGGCCACCGCGAGCAGGCCGATCGCCGGCCGGATGGGAACGCCGATCAGCGCGGACAGATCGGCGCACCGGGCCCGCGCCGCCGCGATCGGCCCGTCGCCGCCCCGGCCGGACAGCGAGCCCACCAGATCGGCCTTACTCAGCACGGCCAGCACCGGGTGACCGGCGGCGCGCGCGGTCGAGATGGCCTGGGTGTCTTCGGGCTTGGCCACCTCGGCGGTCACGTGCACCACGACGTCGGCCGCGTCGGTGGTCACCGCGATGCCGGTCGCGCGTCCGGCCCGGTCCAGGGCGCGGGCCAGCGTGCGGCGGCCGACCCCCCGGCGGCCGCGAACCACCACCCGCAGCGGCGCGGCGGCGCGCTGCGCGATCGCCGTCACCCGCGGGTCGGCCTCGGCGGCGGCAAACCGTGCCAGTTCGTCGACGAAAATCTGGTGTCCTTGTCCCCTCATATCCCGCCTGTCCGGTCGAAAATGACCCGATCGCCCGATCGATCGGCCGCTACCGGGTGCAGCGCCGGGGCCGGGCGGCCCCACCGAATGGTGGCACTCACGTCGTCAAGATGCGAGCCACCGTCTATGAGTTACCAGCTCAAGGCAACTGTTGGGTATCAATCCGGACCAGGGGCGGCTACATCCGGGGTTTATGGGCCACCATGGACAAATGCATGCGCAGCACGGGGTGACGATGCCTGCCGACTCACCGACCGGGCAACCGGACCGCTCCGAGCAGCGTTATTTCCCGGCCACGGCGTTCCGCACCCGGCGATCCACCCTGTCCGATGCCCAGCGCCAGACCTGGGACCGCCGCTGGCCCGAACTGGGCCTGTCGGTGGGCCCGGCCGAGGATCCCGACCGCCCCGGGCCGCCGCTGGACACCGACGCCTGGTTCGGCCGCAAGGCCCCGGTGGTGCTCGAAATCGGTTGTGGCAACGGCACTTCCACGCTCGCGATGGCGAAGCAGGAGCCCGGCGTGGATGTGATCGCGGTGGAGGTCTACCGGCGCGGCCTGGCGCAGCTGCTGTGCGCGATCGACCGCGACAACGTGACCAACATCCGGCTGATCCGCGGCAACGCCCTCGACGTGCTCCAGCGGCTCATCGCGCCGGCGTCGCTGACCGGGGTGCGGGTGTTCTTCCCCGATCCGTGGCCCAAGGCGCGGCACCACAAACGAAGGTTCCTGCAGCCGGGCACGGTTGGCCTGATCGCCGACCGGCTACTCCCTGGTGGTGTCCTGCACGTCGCGACGGACCACGCCGGCTACGCCGAGCACATCGCCGACGTCGGCGCGGGCGAGCCCCGGCTGCGCCCGGCCGACCCGGACAGCCCGCTGCCGATCTCGGTCGCCCGCCCGACCACCAAGTACGAGACGAAGGCTCAGGACGCGGGAAGTGCGGTCACCGAATTCATTTGGCTTAGACGGTGAACGGCTTCGACGAGATGAGTAGGCGATGAGGTATGAGCCTGACTGAAGCGACCGCCGCGGGCGCCGAACCCGTCGCGCCGCCGGCGGTGCTGTCCGGTGACGCGCTGGGCGGCTTCCCGCCCTCGGGCGGACGGGTGCTGCTGGTGTGGGACGCCCCCAACCTCGACATGGGGCTGGGCTCGATCCTGGGCCGGCGCCCCACCGCGCTGGAGCGCCCGCGGTTCGACGCCCTGGGGCGCTGGCCGCTGGCCCGCACCGCCGAGGTCAGCGCCGAACGCCCGGGCGTCGTCGTGGAACCGGAGGCCACCGTCTTCACCAACATCGCGCCGGGCAGCGCCGAGGTCGTCCGGCCCTGGGTGGATGCGCTGCGCAACGTCGGGTTCGCGGTGTTCGCCAAGCCCAAGATCGACGAGGACAGCGACGTCGACCGCGACATGCTGGCCCACATCGAGCTGCGGCGCACCGAAGGGCTGGCCGCGCTGGTGGTGGCGTCGGCCGACGGTCAGGCGTTCCGTCAACCGCTGGAGGAGATCGCCCGCAGCGGGGTCAGCGTCGCGGTGATCGGATTTCGCGAACATGCGAGTTGGGCGCTAGCGTCGGATACCTTGGACTTCGTTGATCTGGAGGACATCTCCGGTGTCTTCCGGGAGCCGTTGCCGCGGATCGGCCTAGATTCGCTGCCTGACCAGGGTGCGTGGTTGCAGCCGTTCCGGCCGCTGTCCGCGCTGTTGACCGCGCGTGTGTGACACTGGAAAACCGATGCGTGGGTCGCTGCAGACTAAGTCGATCCAGTAAGGAGCTTGCGTGTTCGCCTGGTGGGGTCGAACTGTGTACCGGTATCGGTACATCGTGATCGGGGTCACGGTAGCTCTGTGCCTGCTCGGCGGCGTTTTCGGCATCAGCCTGGGCAAGCACGTCACCCAGAGCGGCTTCTACGACGACGCCAGCCAGTCCGTCAAGGCGTCGGTGCTCGGCGACCAGACCTACGGCCGCGACCGGACCAGCCACGTGGTGGCCACCTTCACGACGCCCGACGGGAAAACCGTCGACGACGCGGGCTGGCGGGACAAGGTGGTCGCCGAGCTGAACAAGTTCAAGGCCGACCATCCCGACCAGGTCGTCGGGTGGGCCGGCTGGCTGGCGGCGCCGGACAGCACCAACCCGGTGATCAAGGGCATGGTCAGCGAGGACAAGAAGCACACCTTCGTGTCCATCCCGCTCAAGGGCGACGACGACGACACCATCCTGAACAACTACAAGGCCATCGCCCCGGATATGCAGAAGCTCAACGGCGGCGCCGTGCAGCTCGCCGGGCTGGAGCCGATCGCCAACGCGCTGACCGGGACCATCGCCACCGACCAGCGCCGCATGGAGGTCCTCGCGGTGCCGATGGTGGCGGTGGTGCTGTTCCTGGTGTTCGGCGGCGCGGTCGCCGCCGGCCTACCGGCCATCGTGGGCGGTCTGAGCATCGCCGGCTCGCTGGGCATCCTGCGGCTGGTCGCCGTGTTCGGCCCGGTGCACTACTTCGCCCAGCCGGTGGTGTCGCTGATCGGCCTGGGCATCGCGATCGACTACGGGCTTTTCGTGGTGAGCCGGTTCCGGGAGGAGATCGCCGAGGGCTACGACACCGAGGCCGCGGTGCGAAGAACCGTGATGACGGCCGGGCGCACGGTGACGTTCTCGGCCGTGCTGATCATCGCGTCGAGCGCCAGCCTGCTGGTGTTGCCGCAGGGCTTCGTGCACTCACTGACCTACGCCATCTTCGCCGCGGTGGGCCTGGCCGCGCTGCTGTCGATCACGTTCCTGCCGGCCTGCCTGGGCATCCTGGGCCGCCACGTCGACGCGCTGGGGGTGCGGACCGCGTTCCGGGTGCCGTTCCTGCGGAACTGGAAGTATTCGCGGGCCTACCTCAACTGGCTGGCCGACCGGCTGCAGAAGACCAAAACCCGCGAAGAGGTCGAGGCCGGCTTCTGGGGCAAGCTGGTCAACTGGGTGATGCGCAAGCCGCTGGCGTTCGCCATCCCGATCGCCGTGGGGATGATCCTGCTGGTCATCCCGCTGGGCAACCTCTCGTTCGGCGGCATGAGCGAGAAGTACCTGCCCCCCAACAATCCGGTGCGCCTGGCCCAGGAACACTTCGACAAGCAGTTCCCCGGCTACCGCACCGAGCAGCTGACCGTGGTGATCCAGAGCGACAACCACAGCAAGGTCACCGACCAGCAGGTGGCCGACATCCGCAACCGGATCTCGGGGATCGGCGGCTTCACCGACAAGACCTGGCAGGAGCGGCCCTGCCCGACCATCGCCGGGAACCCCTGCATCCCCGGCCCGAACGGCACCACGGTGCCCAAGGACGGCTCGGTGCGGGTGATCCAGAACGGCCTGGCCAACCGCAATGATGCCGCCAAGAAGATCGCCGAACTGCGGGCGGTGAACCCGCCGAAAGGCCTGAACCTGTATGTCGGCGGCACGCCGGCACTCGAGCAGGACAGCATTCACAGCCTGTTCGACAAGGCTCCGTTGATGCTGGTGCTGCTGCTGGGCGCCACGCTGCTGCTGATGTTCCTGGCGTTCGGGTCGGTGGTGCTGCCGATCAAGGCGGTGTTGATGAGCGCGCTCACGCTGGGATCGACCATGGGCATCCTGACGTGGATCTTCGTCGACGGTCACCTGTCGGGGGTGCTGAATTTCACCCCGACGCCGCTGATGGTGGTGGTGATCGCGCTGGTCGTCGCCGTCGGTTTCGGCCTGGCCACCGACTACGAGGTGTTCCTGGTCTCGCGGATGGTCGAGGCGCGCGAGCGCGGCATGTCGACGGCCGAGGCCATCCGGATCGGCACCGCGACCACCGGGCGGCTGATCACGGCCGCCGCCATGGTGCTGGCCGTGGTCGCCAGTTCGTTCGTGTTCTCCGATCTGGTGCTGATGAAGTACCTGGCCTTCGGTCTGATGGCGGCGCTGCTGCTGGACGCGACCGTGGTGCGGATGTTCCTGGTGCCCTCGGTGATGAAGCTGCTCGGCGACGACTGCTGGTGGGCCCCGCGCTGGGCCCGCCGGCTGCAGAACAAGATCGGGCTGGGCGAGATCGACCTGCCCGACGAGCGCAAGCGGCCCACCCTCAACGGCCGGCCCGCCCGTCCGCCGGTGGCGGCCAGCCTGGTCGCCACGGCGCCGCGCCCGCCGCACGACCCCACCCACCCCGCGGCGCCGGAGCCGTCGCGGCCGGCGCGCCCCGCTCCCGCGGAGCCGCGGCCCGCGCAGGAACCGGCCGCGAGCACCACCCGCATCCCGGCCCGGCCCAACCAGCCGACCGAGGCCCAGACGACCCGCTTCGCCGCACCGGGAGCGCCCGGCCGCCAGCGGCCGGCCGAACCGCGCCCGGCCCCCCCGCAGCGCCCGCCCACCCAGGCGGCGCCGCCGTCCGGGGATCAGACCCGCGCCATCCCGGTGCCCGGCAACCGGCCCGACGACGGCGACAGCGACGCGGACGCCGCCGAACCCACCACCGCCCTGCCGAAGATGCGCGCGGAAGGTTCGGGCGGCAGCGAGTCCGATGCGGCCGGCGACCAGGCGAACGCGCGCGGTCAGGGCGAGAACGGCGACCCGGCGCGGCAACGCCGCCGCGCCGGCGGCGGGCTGTCGGCCCAGGACCTGCTGCGCCGCGAGGGCCGGCTGTGAAGGCCTGAAAAACCCTCAGCCGGAACCGTTTTCGGGTTTGTCCGGCTCTGCCTGCAGGATGGTGTTCTGCTCGTCGGACTCTTCTTCCTGCTTGACGGCCTCCGCGGACGGGTTGGGCGCCAGCAGCACCTGGAAGGCGTTGTTGAGGAACGCGACCGTCGGGACGGCCAGCAGGGCGCCGACGATCCCGGCGAGCACGCCGCCGGTGGAGATGGCCAGCACCACCGCGAGCGGGTGAATCGACACCGCGCGGCCCATCACCAGCGGCTGCAGCAGATGCGCCTCGATCTGGTTCACCGCCACCAGCAGGCCCAACGTGATGAGCGCGTACACGATGCCCTTGGCCAGTAGCGCCACCACCACGGCCAGGAAGCCGGCGACGACCGCACCGACCAGCGGGATGAAGGCACCCAGGAAAACCAGCGACGCCAGCGGCAGCGCCAGCGGGATACCCATGATCGCCAGTCCGGCGCCGACCCCCGCCGCGTCGGTCAGCGCCACCAGAAAGGTGGCCCGCACGTAGCCGATCAGCGACCCGTAGCCGGCGCTGCCGGCCTCGTGCACCCGCTCGCGGGCGTGCGCCGGAACGATCTGCACCACGTACCGCCAGATATTGCGCCCGCCGTAGAGGAAGAAGATCAGCGTGAACAGCACCAGCACCGCCGCGGTGACCAGCTCGGTGACGGTGGCCGCGGTGGACAGTGCGCCGCTGGTCAGCTTGGCCTGGTTGTTGTGCAGCGCCTCGATGGCGGCGTTGCCCGCGCTGTCGATCTGCTCGCTGCGCAGATGCGCCGGCCCGTTGATCAGCCAGCGGCGCGTCGACTCGATGCTCTGGGTCACCTGCTCGGTCAGGCCGGGCAGCCCGTCGATGAACTGCAGCACGACGAAGGCCAGGATGCCGCCGAGGATCGCGAAGCCGCCCAACAACACCAGTGCCACCGCGCCACCACGGGGCAGGCCGTGCCGGTCCAGCCAGTCCACCACCGGCACCAGCAGCGCGCTCAACAGCAGCGCGACCAGCACCGGGACGACGATCACCTCCAGCTTGGCCAGCACCCAGAACACCGCCAGCGCGGCGGCCAGGATGACGAGCAAACGCCACGCCCAGGCGGCGGTCTTGCGGACTATGGGTTCAACCGACGCGTCGTCGACGTTTGCTGACATTTCGCCAGCCTATCCGCAGCGACGCCGCGTCAAACCTGACCGCGGGCGTCTGCGCGTCGCTCGGGGCCGTCGCCGCCGGCACGATCCGGTCACGACCCCAAAACGTCCCTGACACACTCGGCGACGTGCAGCGATCCCCGCGCCACCTGCACCGTTACCCTAAGTCACGTGCCGCACGACGCACCCGCCCACAATCTCGACCTGCCGCGCGAGCAGACCTCGCGCGGCAGGTACTGGTGGGTTCGCTGGGTGATCCTCGGCGTGGTGGCCATCGTGCTTGCCGTCGAGGTCTCGCTGGGCTGGGACCAGCTGGCCAAGGCGTGGATGAGCATGTACGAGGCGAACTGGTGGTGGTTGCTGGCCTCGGTGGTGGCCGCGGCCGCGTCGATGCACAGCTTTGCTCAGATCCAGCGCACGCTGCTCAAATCGGCGGGGGTGCACGTCAAGCAGCTGCGCTCGGAGGCCGCCTTCTACGCCGCCAACTCGCTGAGCACCACGCTGCCCGGGGGGCCGGTGTTGTCGGCCACCTTCCTGTTCCGTCAGCAACGGCTGTGGGGCGCCTCGACCGTGGTGGCGTCCTGGCAGCTGGTGATGTCCGGTGTGCTGCAGGCGGTCGGGTTGGCTTTGCTGGGCCTGGGCGGCGCCTTCCTGCTGGGCGCCAAGAACAACCCGTTCTCGCTGCTGTTCACCCTGGGCGGCTTCGTCGCGCTGCTGCTGCTGGCGCAGGCCGTCGCGTCCCGGCCGGAGCTGATCGAGGGCATCGGCAGCCGGGTGCTGGCGTGGGTCAACTCGGTGCGCGGCCGGCCGGCCGAGACCGGTTTGGACAAGTGGCGCGAGACGCTGATGCAGCTGGAATCGGTGAGCCTGGGCCGGCGCGATCTCTCGGTGGCGTTCGGCTGGTCGATGTTCAACTGGATCGCCGACGTGGCCTGCCTGGGCTTCGCCGTCTACGCCGCCGGGGACCACGCCTCGGTGGCCGGGCTGACCGTGGCCTACGCGGCCGCCCGCGCGGTCGGCACCATACCGTTGATGCCGGGCGGGCTGCTGGTGGTCGAGGCGGTGCTGGTGCCGGGGCTGGTGTCCAGCGGGATGTCGCTGCCCAGCGCGATCTCGGCCATGCTGATCTACCGGCTGATCAGCTGGCTGCTCATCGCCGCGGTCGGCTGGGTGGTGTTCTTCTTCGTATTCCGCACCGAGAACATCGCCGACTCCGACGACGAGCCGATCACCGGCCCGCTGCCCGTGCTGCCTACACCGGGCGGCCCGCCGGACCCGACCGACACCGCCCTGCAGGGGCCGCTGCCGCCGGACCGGAGTCCGGCCGATCCGAATCCGGACAAAGACGTCTAGCGCCGCGCGTGGCCGCTCGCCGAGCGTGTGGCCTATGCAGCAAAAACGACCGGAAGCCCGACGTAAGGCCCACGGTCGACGGCCGTCACCCGACGGTGTTGCCGCGCGGCGGCCCCGACAGCGGGCCGGCCGGCTGCGGGACGGCGGGCGGGGTGCCCGCCGGACCTGCCGCGCCGCCCAGCGGGGAGGCGCCCGCCGGGTTGCCCGGCAGCGCCGGCAGCCCGCCGGCGGCGCCCTGCGCCTGCTGCACCATGCCCAGCGCCTGCGGGATCGAGATCGGCAGCTTGCACTGCAGCGACAGGCTGGTCAGCGGCTGCGCGATCGACGTCATGTCGCCGGCGACCTTGGGGTTGGCATCGAAGTAGGACTTCAGCCCGTTCACCGACTGCGGCCCGGCCTGCTGCTGCAGCATGCTGGTCATGGCCTGGTTGGTCTCGGGATGCGCGTCCAGGTAGTCGCCCATCGACTTGGACACCGAGCCGATCGTGCGGGCCACCTCGCTGGCCGCGCACGGGTCGTTGGCGCCGGTCGCGGGCGGCCCGGCCAGCACCGCGACGGCGGCGCCGGGCAGGGCGGCGGCGATCAGCCCGGCGAAAATTCTGCGGCGCCGTCCAGCGGAGGCTGACGTCATGGCTAACTCCTTACGGTTTGCGGCGGCCGCCGAAGATCGGCGCCCCGCAAACGGCTGCGATGAACGGCCCCGCTGATCGCCGGATCTGATCGCCGGCTTCCCCGCATTCCCCGGGGCTCGCCGGGCCAACCGACATCGTGCCATCGCCGAGATCACCGCTGCCAGCCGGAACTGCGGATGTGACCGAAATCCCGCCCGATCACCGGTTCACAACGTCTTCGCAGCGTCTTGGCAACAAGGCTGTCGCCGCAGCTCAGGAACCAGATAAGCCAAGATAATCCACAGCGTGCTGCGGTATCGTCGCGAGCACGTTACGCGAGAACCGGGGAGCGACGAAATCCAGCAGTTAATGATGCGCCTGAGCCGCAGCCTGCGTAAGTACCGCTGGTTGGTCTTCGCAGGCTGGTTGTTGGCGTTGGTTCCCGCGGTCTATTTGGCCCTGACCCAGTCCGGCAACCTCACCGGCGGCGGTTTCGACGTCGCCGGTTCGCAGTCGCTGGCGGTGCACGACCAGCTCGAGGATCTCTACCACGACCAGGGCGGGTCGTCCCTGGCGCTGGTCGCCGCCCCCCGCGCCGACGCCAGCTACCAGGACATGAACGACGCCGTCGCGCAGCTGCGCCGGATCGCCGCCGAAGTCCCGGGCACCACCGAGATCCCCAACCCCACCCAGCGGCCCCCGCAGCCGGACCGGCCGTACGTGCTGTCGGTGCGGCTGGATTCCCGCAACACCAGCGACGTGGCCAAGCAGCTGCGCACCAAGGTGGGCATCAAGGGCGACCAGCCCGGCCAGACCGCCAACGGGCGGGTGCGGCTCTACGTCATCGGGCAGGGCGCGCTGAGCGCGGCCGCGGCGGCCAACACCAAGCACGACATCGCCGCCGCCGAAAAGTGGAACCTGCCGGTCATCCTCATCGTGCTGCTCGCCGTGTTCGGGTCGCTGGCCGCGGCGGCCATCCCGCTGGCCCTGGGCATCTGCACGGTGGTGGTGACCATGGGGCTGGTCTATCTGCTGTCCGCGTACACCACCATGTCGGTGTTCGTCACCTCGACGGTGTCGATGTTCGGGATCGCGCTGGCCGTCGACTACTCGCTGTTCATCCTGATGCGCTTCCGCGAGGAACTGCGCAGCGGCCGTCAGCCCCGCGAGGCCGTCGACGCCGCGATGGCCACCTCCGGGCTGGCCGTGGTGTTGTCCGGGATGACCGTCATCGCCTCGCTGACCGGGATCTACGTGATCAACACCCCGGCGCTGAAGTCGATGGCCACCGGCGCGATCCTGGCCGTCGCGGTCGCGATGCTGACGTCGACCACGTTGACCCCGGCCGCGCTGGCCACGTTCGGGCGGGCCGCCGCCAAGCGGTCGGCCCTGCTGCACTGGTCGCGGCGCCCGGAAAGCACCCAGCCGAAGTTCTGGAACCGGTGGATCGGCTGGGTGATGCGGCGGCCGTGGATGTCGGCGCTGGCGGCGTCGCTGGTGCTGCTGGTGATGGCCGCGCCGGCCGCGTCGATGGTGCTGGGCAACAGCCTGCTGCGCCAGTTCGACTCGTCGCACGAGATCCGGGCCGGGGTGGGCGCGGCGGCCCAGGCGCTGGGCCCCGGTGCGCTGGGCCCGATCCGGGTGCTGATCAACTTCCCCGACGGCGGGGCCGCGTCCCCGGAACACAGCCACAC encodes the following:
- the trmB gene encoding tRNA (guanosine(46)-N7)-methyltransferase TrmB, producing the protein MGHHGQMHAQHGVTMPADSPTGQPDRSEQRYFPATAFRTRRSTLSDAQRQTWDRRWPELGLSVGPAEDPDRPGPPLDTDAWFGRKAPVVLEIGCGNGTSTLAMAKQEPGVDVIAVEVYRRGLAQLLCAIDRDNVTNIRLIRGNALDVLQRLIAPASLTGVRVFFPDPWPKARHHKRRFLQPGTVGLIADRLLPGGVLHVATDHAGYAEHIADVGAGEPRLRPADPDSPLPISVARPTTKYETKAQDAGSAVTEFIWLRR
- a CDS encoding NYN domain-containing protein, with product MSLTEATAAGAEPVAPPAVLSGDALGGFPPSGGRVLLVWDAPNLDMGLGSILGRRPTALERPRFDALGRWPLARTAEVSAERPGVVVEPEATVFTNIAPGSAEVVRPWVDALRNVGFAVFAKPKIDEDSDVDRDMLAHIELRRTEGLAALVVASADGQAFRQPLEEIARSGVSVAVIGFREHASWALASDTLDFVDLEDISGVFREPLPRIGLDSLPDQGAWLQPFRPLSALLTARV
- a CDS encoding MMPL family transporter; translated protein: MFAWWGRTVYRYRYIVIGVTVALCLLGGVFGISLGKHVTQSGFYDDASQSVKASVLGDQTYGRDRTSHVVATFTTPDGKTVDDAGWRDKVVAELNKFKADHPDQVVGWAGWLAAPDSTNPVIKGMVSEDKKHTFVSIPLKGDDDDTILNNYKAIAPDMQKLNGGAVQLAGLEPIANALTGTIATDQRRMEVLAVPMVAVVLFLVFGGAVAAGLPAIVGGLSIAGSLGILRLVAVFGPVHYFAQPVVSLIGLGIAIDYGLFVVSRFREEIAEGYDTEAAVRRTVMTAGRTVTFSAVLIIASSASLLVLPQGFVHSLTYAIFAAVGLAALLSITFLPACLGILGRHVDALGVRTAFRVPFLRNWKYSRAYLNWLADRLQKTKTREEVEAGFWGKLVNWVMRKPLAFAIPIAVGMILLVIPLGNLSFGGMSEKYLPPNNPVRLAQEHFDKQFPGYRTEQLTVVIQSDNHSKVTDQQVADIRNRISGIGGFTDKTWQERPCPTIAGNPCIPGPNGTTVPKDGSVRVIQNGLANRNDAAKKIAELRAVNPPKGLNLYVGGTPALEQDSIHSLFDKAPLMLVLLLGATLLLMFLAFGSVVLPIKAVLMSALTLGSTMGILTWIFVDGHLSGVLNFTPTPLMVVVIALVVAVGFGLATDYEVFLVSRMVEARERGMSTAEAIRIGTATTGRLITAAAMVLAVVASSFVFSDLVLMKYLAFGLMAALLLDATVVRMFLVPSVMKLLGDDCWWAPRWARRLQNKIGLGEIDLPDERKRPTLNGRPARPPVAASLVATAPRPPHDPTHPAAPEPSRPARPAPAEPRPAQEPAASTTRIPARPNQPTEAQTTRFAAPGAPGRQRPAEPRPAPPQRPPTQAAPPSGDQTRAIPVPGNRPDDGDSDADAAEPTTALPKMRAEGSGGSESDAAGDQANARGQGENGDPARQRRRAGGGLSAQDLLRREGRL
- a CDS encoding AI-2E family transporter, whose protein sequence is MSANVDDASVEPIVRKTAAWAWRLLVILAAALAVFWVLAKLEVIVVPVLVALLLSALLVPVVDWLDRHGLPRGGAVALVLLGGFAILGGILAFVVLQFIDGLPGLTEQVTQSIESTRRWLINGPAHLRSEQIDSAGNAAIEALHNNQAKLTSGALSTAATVTELVTAAVLVLFTLIFFLYGGRNIWRYVVQIVPAHARERVHEAGSAGYGSLIGYVRATFLVALTDAAGVGAGLAIMGIPLALPLASLVFLGAFIPLVGAVVAGFLAVVVALLAKGIVYALITLGLLVAVNQIEAHLLQPLVMGRAVSIHPLAVVLAISTGGVLAGIVGALLAVPTVAFLNNAFQVLLAPNPSAEAVKQEEESDEQNTILQAEPDKPENGSG
- a CDS encoding lysylphosphatidylglycerol synthase transmembrane domain-containing protein, which codes for MPHDAPAHNLDLPREQTSRGRYWWVRWVILGVVAIVLAVEVSLGWDQLAKAWMSMYEANWWWLLASVVAAAASMHSFAQIQRTLLKSAGVHVKQLRSEAAFYAANSLSTTLPGGPVLSATFLFRQQRLWGASTVVASWQLVMSGVLQAVGLALLGLGGAFLLGAKNNPFSLLFTLGGFVALLLLAQAVASRPELIEGIGSRVLAWVNSVRGRPAETGLDKWRETLMQLESVSLGRRDLSVAFGWSMFNWIADVACLGFAVYAAGDHASVAGLTVAYAAARAVGTIPLMPGGLLVVEAVLVPGLVSSGMSLPSAISAMLIYRLISWLLIAAVGWVVFFFVFRTENIADSDDEPITGPLPVLPTPGGPPDPTDTALQGPLPPDRSPADPNPDKDV
- a CDS encoding hemophore, producing MTSASAGRRRRIFAGLIAAALPGAAVAVLAGPPATGANDPCAASEVARTIGSVSKSMGDYLDAHPETNQAMTSMLQQQAGPQSVNGLKSYFDANPKVAGDMTSIAQPLTSLSLQCKLPISIPQALGMVQQAQGAAGGLPALPGNPAGASPLGGAAGPAGTPPAVPQPAGPLSGPPRGNTVG